In Trichomycterus rosablanca isolate fTriRos1 chromosome 20, fTriRos1.hap1, whole genome shotgun sequence, one DNA window encodes the following:
- the gmfg gene encoding glia maturation factor gamma — translation MSSSLVVCEVDSSLQEKLKKFRFRKETTNAAILMKIDMEKQLVILEEEYEDISLDDLREELPERQPRFIVYSYKLTHSDGRVSYPLCFIFSSPVGCKPEQQMMYAGSKNRLVQSAELTKIFEVRNADDLSEQWLKEKLSFFR, via the exons ATG TCGAGCTCACTGGTGGTGTGTGAGGTGGATTCAAGCCTGCAGGAAAAACTGAAGAAGTTCCGATTCAGGAAGGAAACCACCAACGCTGCCATCTTAA TGAAGATAGACATGGAGAAGCAGCTGGTCATCCTGGAGGAGGAGTACGAG GACATTTCACTGGATGATCTGAGGGAGGAACTTCCAGAGCGCCAGCCT AGATTTATCGTGTACAGCTACAAGCTAACACACTCGGACGGGCGAGTGTCCTACCCACTCTGCTTCATTTTCTCCAGCCCTGTGG GCTGTAAACCAGAGCAGCAGATGATGTACGCCGGCAGCAAAAACAGACTCGTCCAATCAGCTGAACTCACCAAG ATCTTCGAGGTTCGGAACGCAGACGACCTCTCTGAGCAGTGGCTGAAAGAGAAGTTATCTTTCTTTCGCTGA
- the paf1 gene encoding RNA polymerase II-associated factor 1 homolog has translation MAPTIQTQAQREDGHRSSSHRTVPERSGVVCRVKYCNSLPDIPFDPKFITYPFDQHRFVQYKATSLEKQHKHDLLTEPDLGVTIDLINPDTYRIDPDIVLDPADEKLLEEEIQAPTSSKRSQQHAKVVPWMRRTEYISTEFNRYGVSNDKVEVKIGVSVKQQFKEEEIYKDRDSQITAIEKTFEDAQKNIAQHYSKPRVTPVEVLPVFPDFKMWINPCAQVIFDSDPAPKEVPGSAAVDMMSQAMIRGMMDEEGNQFVAYFLPNEETLRKRKRDVDEELDYMPDDLYDYKIAREYNWNVKNKASKGYEENYFFIFRDEDGVYYNELETRVRLSKRRAKAGAQSTTNAVLVCKHRDMNEKELEAQEARRAQLENHEPEDEEEDLDKDTHESGDEKEKGSESENSDSGSEQDEDEERRSENEEGENVGDEGRKASGSESGDDRQARDEEEIFGSDDGSDEEDEDGDGGRRRSGSEDEDAGRASGRSSPAHSSSGQSQEGGAQSGSDRGSDSSDASDSD, from the exons ATGGCTCCAACGATTCAAACACAAGCACAGCGGGAGGACGGACATCG GAGCTCGTCACACAGAACGGTACCAGAGAG GTCAGGTGTGGTGTGCCGGGTGAAATACTGCAACAGCCTCCCTGATATCCCGTTCGACCCAAAGTTCATCACGTATCCCTTCGACCAACACAG GTTTGTTCAGTACAAAGCCACTTCACTCGAGAAACAGCACAAACACGACCTGCTCACAGAACCCGACCTGGGCGTGACCATCGACCTCATTAACCCCGACACATACCGCATAGATCCTGACA TTGTTCTGGATCCTGCTGATGAGAAACTTCTGGAAGAAGAGATCCAGGCTCCCACCAGCTCCAAGAG gtcgcAGCAGCATGCTAAGGTGGTACCATGGATGAGGAGGACTGAGTACATCTCCACAGAGTTCAACAGATACGGAGTGTCCAACGACAAAGTGGAGGTCAA GATCGGCGTGTCGGTTAAGCAGCAGTTTAAGGAGGAGGAGATCTACAAGGACAGAGACAGTCAGATCACCGCCATCGAAAAGACCTTCGAGGATGCTCAGAAAAAC ATCGCTCAACACTACAGCAAGCCGAGAGTCACACCGGTGGAGGTTCTGCCCGTCTTCCCCGACTTTAAG ATGTGGATAAACCCCTGTGCTCAGGTCATCTTCGACTCGGACCCCGCTCCTAAAGAGGTCCCCGGCTCGGCCGCCGTGGACATGATGTCACAGGCCATGATCAG AGGAATGATGGATGAGGAAGGGAACCAGTTCGTGGCGTACTTCTTACCCAACGAGGAGACCCTGCGCAAACGGAAGAGGGACGTGGATGAGGAGCTGGACTACATGCCTGATGATCT gtatgatTATAAGATAGCGAGAGAGTACAACTGGAACGTGAAGAACAAGGCCAGCAAAGGTTACGAGGAGAACTACTTCTTCATCTTCAGAGATGAAGACGGTGTTTACTACAACGAGCTGGAGACCAG aGTGCGCTTGAGTAAGAGAAGAGCGAAGGCCGGCGCTCAGTCCACCACCAACGCTGTGCTGGTCTGCAAACACAGAGATATGAACGAGAAAGAACTGGAAGCACAg GAGGCTCGAAGAGCTCAGCTGGAGAACCATGAACCAGAAGACGAGGAGGAGGACCTGGACAAAGACACTCATGAATCTG GTGATGAGAAGGAGAAAGGCAGCGAGAGCGAGAACTCCGACAGCGGTTCCGAGCAGGACGAGGACGAGGAGCGGCGCAGCGAGAACGAGGAAGGCGAGAACGTCGGAGACGAGGGACGGAAGGCGAGCGGCAGCGAGAGCGGCGATGACCGACAGGCTCGGGACGAGGAGGAGATCTTCGGCAGCGACGACGGCAGCGACGAGGAGGACGAGGACGGGGACGGGGGCAGACGGAGGAGCGGGAGCGAGGACGAGGACGCGGGGAGGGCGAGCGGAAGGTCCTCGCCCGCTCACAGCAGCAGCGGTCAGTCTCAGGAGGGGGGGGCGCAGAGCGGCAGTGACCGAGGCTCCGACTCCAGCGACGCCAGCGACAGCGACTGA
- the socs9 gene encoding suppressor of cytokine signaling 9: MSSGHSEDRGKERERGARPKTRQSRSEERQDERRHKGGKGKRKGRLAHDLASERPVSDGFEYGDLLNGLESGSRNSSFHCRERRWCQVLGSTGSSACEKVSPRVAQNTSAEEQPAPESSKSSSGSRTLRQKIQDAVGQCFPIKTHSGASASGPGLPAFPPTASSRRKIHLSELMLDSCPFPPGSELAQKWYLIKQHTAPISQPPALESFSAAGASASASASVVEDEDDRLRERRRISIEQGVEPPPNAQIHTFEVTAQINPLYKLGPKLAHGMNELAGDDRATLQQQQQHMLQRQQQQHQLLLQSCLDTLDEVVASASASAQSFSESHPDSDSSSSSPCSVSRGSLVPSEHCKHQDGHRAHTQIDYIHCLVPDLLQITDLPCYWGVMDRYEAETLLEGKPEGTFLLRDSAQEDYLFSVSFRRYGRSLHARIEQWNHNFSFDVHDPSVFHAPTVTGLLEHYKDPNSCMFFEPLLSNPIHRTRPFSLQHVCRAVISSCTTYDGIGALPIPSALKEHLKEYHYKQRVRVRRLDTGWE; this comes from the exons ATGTCGAGCGGACATTCAGAGGATCGTGGAAAGGAAAGGGAGCGCGGCGCCCGTCCCAAGACGCGCCAGAGCCGCTCAGAAGAACGACAAGACGAAAGACGGCACAAAGGAGGCAAGGGGAAACGGAAAGGACGCCTGGCACACGACCTAGCGTCGGAGCGACCGGTCAGCGACGGTTTTGAATACGGAGACCTCTTAAACGGGCTGGAATCCGGGAGCAGAAACTCGTCTTTTCACTGTCGCGAGCGGCGCTGGTGTCAGGTCCTGGGCTCGACGGGATCCTCGGCGTGTGAAAAGGTCTCGCCCCGGGTCGCTCAGAATACTTCAGCGGAGGAACAGCCGGCACCCGAGTCGAGCAAGTCTTCCAGCGGCAGTCGTACCCTCAGACAGAAGATCCAGGATGCTGTGGGTCAGTGTTTTCCCATCAAGACGCACAGTGGAGCTTCAGCGTCAGGACCAGGTCTCCCtgcgtttcctcccacagcttCCTCTCGCAGGAAGATCCATCTGAGCGAGCTGATGCTGGACAGTTGTCCGTTCCCACCCGGGTCCGAACTCGCTCAGAAATGGTACCTTATCAAGCAGCACACGGCTCCCATATCCCAGCCACCCGCCCTCGAGTCCTTTTCCGCCGCCGGGGCGTCTGCATCCGCGTCTGCATCCG TGGTCGAGGACGAGGACGATCGGTTACGGGAGCGCCGAAGAATCAGCATCGAGCAGGGCGTCGAACCGCCACCCAACGCCCAGATCCACACGTTTGAGGTTACGGCACAGATCAACCCGCTGTACAAATTAGGTCCTAAACTGGCACACGGGATGAACGAGCTGGCGGGGGACGACCGCGCCACCCTtcagcaacagcagcagcacaTGTTACAgaggcagcagcagcagcaccaaCTGCTTCTTCAGAGCTGTTTAGACACGCTCGATGAGGTGGTGGCGTCCGCGTCAGCATCGGCCCAGTCGTTTTCCGAATCCCATCCGGATTCCGATTCGTCCTCCTCGTCTCCCTGCTCCGTCTCGAGAGGATCGCTGGTGCCGTCGGAGCACTGCAAACACCAGGACGGTCACCGCGCCCACACACAGATCGACTACATCCACTGCCTGGTGCCCGACCTGCTGCAGATCACCGACCTGCCCTGTTACTGGGGCGTCATGGATCGCTACGAGGCCGAGACGCTCCTGGAGGGCAAGCCAGAGGGCACCTTCCTCCTCCGGGACTCGGCCCAGGAGGACTACCTGTTCTCGGTGAGCTTCCGGCGGTACGGGCGCTCCCTGCACGCCCGCATCGAGCAGTGGAACCACAACTTCAGCTTCGACGTGCACGACCCCAGCGTGTTCCACGCCCCCACCGTCACCGGCCTCCTGGAGCACTACAAGGACCCCAACTCGTGCATGTTCTTCGAGCCGCTGCTGTCCAACCCCATCCACCGCACGCGGCCGTTCAGCCTCCAGCACGTCTGCCGCGCCGTCATCAGCAGCTGCACCACCTACGACGGCATCGGCGCCCTCCCCATCCCCAGCGCCCTCAAGGAGCACCTGAAGGAGTATCACTACAAGCAGAGGGTGCGCGTACGGAGACTGGACACTGGCTGGGAGTGA